NNNNNNNNNNNNNNNNNNNNNNNNNNNNNNNNNNCGTGTTTTGCAGCGTACATGTATTCATGATTTCGTGCACTGAACAAACGGAGCCTTGTTGGTGTAAGTTGGTACGTGACTGCCGTACACGTATGCGTGGTGTCGTTTGCTCAAGCGGACCGGGGCTTTCAGCGACAACCGGCGCAGTGTAAAAAACAACGCTCGCAAGGCCATGATTTGCACCCCCTACAGCGCTGGGTCGCGCAAGCGCCGCGAGGCTTCCGTCGCCGTGTGACACCGAGTTTTAGCGTATGCAGAAGCTACCTCGGTGTTGCAGTCATTTTATTCCACCGACGTGATTTTGAGTGTCTCGATTGCCGTCGACACCGATTCGCCGCTCCTCGTTGAGCACAGGAGGCGTTCTTGCTTGCAGGCGTATTCCGTATATGGATGGTCGGACAGTCCGGCCTGTTCCGCATTCActtccgttccttttccttttggGGGACTGCGTCAAtggtgtctttctcttcgccaaTGCAATTTCATTCTGCGGTCCATGGTGTCCTGATTCTGGTGGGTAAACGCGTACTGCGGTCGCTGCGGGGGTCCGTGACCAGGCAGTGGTTCCCATGTGCTCGAGTTCCTATTTTGCGTAAAAAGCCGATTCACGTCAGGAGATCTACAGGTTTGTGGCTGTTATTATTCTCTAAACACCCATTTATCGCGAGCGCTCGACCCACCTGGGCCCGCTCACATTGCACACTGGCATGTTTATTTTGGAACTGACTGACGTAGCACAGAGCACACACTATACACGCATTGGCGTGTGGTTTGCCTTCAGACTGCTGCCGTAGAGGGCTTCCCACCGCGCACGTCTTTGGACTACGGCCTGAAGATAGATAACCTGGACGACCGTATTCTGTACACGGGCGTTGCGCGCATCAAATTGCCGCTCCTCTTCGTATGTCTCGTCAACTCGAAGTTGCGGCAAGACACAACATATTCGCTTTTTTACATCGTAAGGCCGTCGCGGGTAGACGCGTGCCTGCCTTTTGTGGAGTGAGTTCTGCAGTCGCTGGCGACCCCAAAACACTTGCTGCCAAATGCTTAAGCAGCTTTCTGCTCAAATCCCGTCCGCATGGATACAAAACAAATCTCCCGTCCCGTACACGCAGGACAAACAATTTTCGTTCCCTCAGTCTGCAGCTCGGCAGTTCGAGCCGAGGGCATCCACAAGTAGAATACGCCTACGGCGTTGCTCTGAGGACAGAAGTACGATTTCGCTGTGTTCCTCTTGCCACTGGGTCCTCTTCGGAAAGAGGGCTGTATACGAGCCGTGTTCTCCAGCTCTGCTGGATGACCCCCTTGTTGGGTAAGAGAACTCTGTCATCGAGACAACTTGGCGACATATATCCACTCTTTTCCTCGAAGGCGCTCACGGCTTTTTCGTGCCGACAATCAAATCTCCACATCCTTCGGCGCCggtgttttctttttgccgAAAACAGTCATCGCCTGCGGAACTGCGCCTCAGCCCTGTTCAGGCTGTGGTGCGACTCCCAGGAGCTCGTTGGCTATCCGAATGTGCGTCGATTCCGGCCTCGGACCGGGATCTGCAAATATCTCAGGAATCTGGTCTAAAGGAACATCCATAGCAATGGGAAGATTGCGTGAGATCCGAGCCACGTGCTGCTCCAGCGCACTGGGAAGCCGACCCCTGTTCATTTCTGTGAGATCTCGTCTTAATCGAGTATACTCGTCCGACTGAGGGTCCAAGCGCTCCAGGTTCTGCTCCATTTGCACCACCCCAGGCACATACGCTTCTCTCAATTGGTCAGCTTCACGTATGTGCTGTGGAACGTGGCTTCGTGCTTCATCCAGCCGTCCTTCACTCAGAAACCTCACTACCTCCTCCTGCGGTAACGCTTCTAGCCCTTCACGGTCAAGTTGTCTAGACAGAAGCTGTTCTGCGGTGATTAACCGCGTGGCACGCTTTTCGGCTTCCATCTGTCTTCTCGACAAAAATTTATAAACCTTCTCTAAcgcttccttcgtttccatGGCTTCACCGTAGTCCTGTGCGcgctcgtgtctctcgaatgtctgcgcttccttcgcctggAACTCGATTGCTGCCTTCACCTGCTCCATCTCCTGACAAAGTTTACCCGCCAGCAAGAGAGCTGCGTTCCGCCGTCCAATGATATACTGGAGCGCCGACGCACGCTCCCTTTTCTCAACGAGTGTCGGTTCCTCGCGACTGCGTTTAAAACGGTACACGATCCAAAGGGCAAAGGCAGCTCCTATGAGGACACCAATGATACTGCGAATTCGCCTGCGCGGCGGTCGACTGGTGCTCCGTGTTCGTGTCTTTGATTGTTCAGACAACGTACCATTCAAGGCGCGTGTGCCTTGGAACCGATCCTGTGCGTCAGTTTCGTCGATgactgcgtcttctgcgtcgctggATTCACCGGCGGCCTCTGTCACGACTACTGGAGTGAGGTTGCTCAGTCTTTCCAAGCTGGGCTCCCcatgcttcttcctctttgagCTTGCTTGAAGATTTTCTTTCCTAGCTTCTCGCTCGTGGGCTCGAGCGTgaccgcgcgtctccgcgtctgtgGCTCCGGCGGGGCCAGATACGCGAGTCGCCTGTTCCTCTCCGGTCTTCTTTGCTCCGGTATCTTCAAGTACTTCTGGCGTACTGCGGGCCTTTTCTCCGACACCCGGGGTCTTCCTTGCAGCGGGACCGGATGCCTGCGGCCTGTCGTTCTgcaaacgaggaaaaccTTCCCGGTGGTTGGGATCCGGATCCGCCTTGCGCTCCCGCACAACCCCTCCATGCACACAAACTAGAACAGCCAGAATAGACACAACGGAACACACAGAAAAGTGCATTTTGTGCTGGAACATGCTCGGAGAGAGGGACATGGTAAGCATTCCGACTCGAAGAGTTCGGCGTTAGTAATTGCAGTGAGGCGACAAAAACCCTGGAGGACCGCGGCTATGGCGCCGACCGAGGAACACACCCTGAGAGTCAACTGGGTCAGTCCAAGGAGCAGATCTCCTGTTTTATGACATCAGGCATGGAGCAGCCCTGCAATACCGACGTTTAGAAGTACCTCGACGATACCCCGCTGCAGCAGACGTTCCGCTTTCCACAAATTTTGTCGAGAACGGCTGTGCCGCGCCGGTGATCTCTCACATCGTCCACTTTTCGACCCAGTTTTGTTCTCGCTAGGACCCATCGTCGCTGCCAGTCCTCATTGGTTAGGGACTGCATGGATGGCGACTTCTAACAAGACATCGAGGGCCGTTGAAACAGCGAAAACCTGGAGGGTAGAACTATGCGTCTCGTAAAGAACCATGGGCATGTTCGGTGTTTGCGACGCCCCTTTATTAACCGCATGAGGA
This sequence is a window from Neospora caninum Liverpool complete genome, chromosome V. Protein-coding genes within it:
- a CDS encoding GM04207p, related, which produces MYSPRRHFCISYPSPKKLSDVVKLPLLRLKSREEVAKIWAEHFRTKTLSVAASTGHDAFERLASTAQVAPHFVVPLPRGEGGASFETFFIQFQGSRTCLITSLHEYTQLYKNPDRPSPFLVVTFFDELGEEKNLTLIQGDILRGECLSKEEAGHVLSLLLLFYSDPNLSRWVLDFNLKPREFSFELFQDEQRRGFNFPLQVPPSLENSGDASPRPPFFCLELLLGSTKCRIATVKRPPRQPNERGNSPESRRATTGCSGRICVWQTKTRKSIIIAGPVSSVCVHGGVVRERKADPDPNHREGFPRLQNDRPQASGPAARKTPGVGEKARSTPEVLEDTGAKKTGEEQATRVSGPAGATDAETRGHARAHEREARKENLQASSKRKKHGEPSLERLSNLTPVVVTEAAGESSDAEDAVIDETDAQDRFQGTRALNGTLSEQSKTRTRSTSRPPRRRIRSIIGVLIGAAFALWIVYRFKRSREEPTLVEKRERASALQYIIGRRNAALLLAGKLCQEMEQVKAAIEFQAKEAQTFERHERAQDYGEAMETKEALEKVYKFLSRRQMEAEKRATRLITAEQLLSRQLDREGLEALPQEEVVRFLSEGRLDEARSHVPQHIREADQLREAYVPGVVQMEQNLERLDPQSDEYTRLRRDLTEMNRGRLPSALEQHVARISRNLPIAMDVPLDQIPEIFADPGPRPESTHIRIANELLGVAPQPEQG